One part of the Elusimicrobiota bacterium genome encodes these proteins:
- a CDS encoding GDP-mannose 4,6-dehydratase, whose protein sequence is MKILITGITGFVGSHLAELLLSKNCEVHGIERWRSKTDNIVSFIDKIVLHECDIRDYHSVRKVIGKVKPEKIFHLAAQSFVVTSWNAPSETISTNVIGELNIFEAVRELKINPWIQLACSSEEYGMVYENEVPIKETNPLRPLSPYAVSKVAQDLLGYQYYQSYKLNIVRTRAFNHEGPRRGEVFVTSNFAKQIAEIEKGGDKKAPVIYVGNLEARRDYTDVRDTVRGYWLATEKCVAGEVYNICSGRDWKIRDMLDYLLKLSKVKVEIKQEPSRMRPSDVPILLGDNTKFVKQTGWKPEIPFEKTLEDTLNYWRERV, encoded by the coding sequence ATGAAAATTCTTATTACTGGAATCACTGGTTTTGTAGGCAGTCATCTGGCGGAGTTGTTGCTTTCTAAAAATTGTGAAGTTCACGGGATTGAAAGATGGCGAAGTAAAACGGATAATATTGTTTCGTTTATAGACAAGATTGTTCTGCATGAATGTGATATAAGGGATTATCACTCGGTAAGAAAGGTAATTGGAAAAGTAAAACCGGAAAAAATTTTTCATCTTGCTGCACAATCATTTGTTGTAACATCGTGGAATGCACCATCGGAAACGATTAGTACAAATGTAATAGGCGAACTGAACATTTTTGAAGCGGTTCGTGAGTTAAAAATCAATCCATGGATACAACTTGCCTGTTCGTCAGAAGAGTATGGAATGGTGTATGAAAACGAAGTGCCAATCAAAGAAACCAACCCACTACGACCATTATCGCCGTATGCGGTCTCAAAAGTAGCACAGGATTTGTTAGGCTACCAGTATTACCAATCATACAAACTAAATATTGTTAGAACCCGTGCGTTTAATCACGAAGGACCTCGGCGTGGCGAGGTTTTTGTAACAAGTAATTTTGCCAAACAAATAGCAGAAATAGAAAAAGGGGGGGATAAAAAAGCGCCTGTGATATATGTAGGCAATTTAGAAGCCCGACGGGATTATACAGATGTGCGTGATACAGTTCGCGGATACTGGCTTGCAACTGAAAAATGTGTTGCAGGTGAGGTGTATAATATATGTTCAGGCAGGGATTGGAAAATCAGAGATATGCTTGACTATTTGTTAAAATTATCAAAAGTTAAAGTTGAAATAAAACAGGAGCCCTCAAGAATGAGACCTTCTGATGTTCCAATTTTGTTAGGTGATAATACAAAATTTGTAAAGCAAACTGGTTGGAAGCCGGAAATACCATTTGAAAAGACATTAGAAGATACATTAAATTATTGGAGGGAACGAGTATAG
- the ilvE gene encoding branched-chain-amino-acid transaminase produces the protein MMVFIDGRFYAKKNAKISVFDHGFLYGDGIYETMRSYNGIVFKIEQHIKRLFESAKLISLKLPYSKQEIKNSVYKTIKTNNFKNAYIRLSFSRGVGEIGLDTDLCKKPTLVIIAKRFKPFSAKLYREGIKMIIAKTRRNPSEAISPEIKSTNFLNNILAKIEAKKKDVFEAIMLNLDGFVTEGTVSNIFIVKNNILKTPSKKAGILVGVTRNHILQLAKKLEIKTEETFLKPDDLYTADECFITNTSVEIMPVRFVDTQRISVNGEITRKLIENFR, from the coding sequence ATGATGGTATTTATTGATGGTAGATTTTACGCTAAAAAAAATGCGAAAATTTCTGTGTTTGACCATGGATTTTTGTATGGCGACGGAATTTATGAAACAATGCGGTCGTATAATGGAATAGTTTTTAAGATTGAACAGCATATAAAACGACTTTTCGAATCAGCGAAACTGATTTCGCTAAAATTACCATATTCAAAACAGGAAATAAAAAATAGTGTCTATAAAACAATAAAAACAAACAATTTTAAAAATGCTTATATTCGGTTAAGTTTCTCAAGAGGTGTTGGTGAAATTGGTTTAGACACTGATTTGTGTAAAAAACCAACATTAGTAATAATAGCAAAAAGATTTAAGCCCTTTTCTGCAAAACTTTACAGAGAGGGTATAAAAATGATAATTGCAAAAACCAGAAGGAATCCTTCTGAAGCGATTAGTCCGGAGATAAAATCTACAAATTTTTTGAATAATATACTTGCAAAAATAGAAGCAAAAAAGAAAGATGTGTTTGAAGCAATAATGTTAAATTTAGATGGTTTTGTGACGGAAGGCACAGTTTCAAATATTTTTATAGTAAAAAATAACATATTAAAAACACCATCTAAAAAAGCTGGAATTCTTGTAGGTGTAACAAGAAACCATATTTTACAACTTGCTAAAAAGTTAGAGATAAAAACGGAAGAAACATTTCTAAAACCTGACGATTTATATACTGCAGATGAATGTTTTATCACGAATACTTCAGTTGAAATTATGCCTGTTAGATTTGTGGACACTCAAAGAATTAGTGTAAATGGTGAAATTACCAGAAAATTGATTGAAAATTTTCGTTGA
- a CDS encoding glucose-1-phosphate thymidylyltransferase, translating into MKALVLSGGKGTRLRPITHTSAKQLVPVANKPILFYGLEAIAECGIKDVGIIVGDTKDEIMSAVGDGNQFGIKVTYIPQEAPLGLAHAVKIAQTFLKDDEFVMYLGDNLIRDGIKTFVDEFRKKKPNSQILLAKVPNPQQFGVAELKDDKVINLVEKPKQPKSDLALVGVYMFDKNIFEAVNSIKPSWRDELEITDAIQYLVDKKFNVLPHIITGWWKDTGKLEDMLEANRIILDTLKSENSGMIENSKIEGKVVVQKNAEIKNSTIRGPAIIGENCKIINSYIGPFTSVYFNTVIENSEIEHSIILENSKIKDVKRIADSLIGQNVEILKSEKKPTAYRVMVGDSSRVEII; encoded by the coding sequence ATGAAAGCATTAGTTTTATCAGGCGGTAAAGGGACACGATTAAGACCGATTACGCATACTTCGGCAAAACAACTTGTACCGGTTGCAAACAAGCCAATCCTTTTTTACGGGCTTGAAGCGATTGCTGAATGTGGGATAAAAGATGTTGGTATTATCGTCGGCGATACAAAAGACGAGATAATGTCAGCAGTCGGTGATGGGAACCAATTCGGGATAAAGGTTACATATATTCCACAGGAAGCACCATTAGGACTAGCACATGCTGTAAAAATTGCGCAAACTTTTCTAAAAGATGACGAGTTTGTAATGTATCTCGGCGATAATTTAATCAGAGATGGTATCAAAACATTCGTAGATGAGTTTAGAAAGAAAAAACCGAATTCACAGATTCTTCTTGCAAAAGTTCCTAATCCACAACAATTTGGTGTTGCAGAACTAAAAGATGACAAAGTAATAAATCTGGTTGAAAAACCGAAACAGCCCAAAAGCGATTTGGCACTCGTCGGTGTTTATATGTTTGATAAAAACATTTTTGAAGCGGTAAACAGCATAAAACCCTCTTGGCGAGATGAATTGGAAATAACTGATGCAATTCAATACCTTGTAGACAAAAAGTTTAATGTTTTACCGCATATAATTACCGGTTGGTGGAAGGACACCGGCAAATTAGAAGATATGCTTGAAGCGAATAGAATTATTTTAGATACACTTAAGAGCGAAAATTCAGGTATGATAGAAAATTCAAAAATAGAAGGGAAGGTTGTGGTCCAAAAAAATGCTGAGATAAAAAATTCAACAATAAGAGGACCTGCTATTATTGGTGAAAATTGCAAAATTATTAATTCATATATTGGACCGTTTACATCAGTTTATTTTAATACTGTCATAGAAAACAGCGAAATAGAGCATTCAATAATACTGGAAAATTCTAAAATAAAAGATGTCAAACGTATTGCGGATTCATTAATAGGACAAAATGTAGAAATTCTGAAATCTGAAAAAAAACCGACTGCTTATAGAGTTATGGTCGGTGATTCTTCAAGAGTAGAAATTATATAA
- a CDS encoding UDP-glucuronic acid decarboxylase family protein codes for MKRTELKILITGGAGFIGSHLCDRFIADGHYVICMDNLVTGSLGNITHLYNSKKFKFINHNVTQHIKIDGSLDAILHFASPASPIDYIKLPIQTLKVGSLGTHNALGLAKAKKSKFLLASTSEVYGDPLVHPQNENYRGNVNPIGPRGVYDEAKRFAEALTMAYHRIHSVDTKIARIFNTYGERMRLNDGRVVPNFISQALKNKQLTVYGNGQQTRSFCYISDMVDGIVKLLNSPVNEPVNIGNPAEYSILEFAKIILKLTGSKSKIVFKKLPVDDPKVRQPDITKAKKLLNWTPCVSVESGLKKTTDWFKKIQIQ; via the coding sequence ATGAAAAGAACAGAATTGAAAATTTTGATCACTGGTGGTGCTGGGTTTATTGGCAGTCATTTATGCGACAGATTTATTGCCGATGGACATTATGTTATTTGTATGGACAACCTTGTCACTGGTTCACTCGGTAATATTACTCATTTGTATAATAGTAAAAAATTTAAGTTCATAAACCATAATGTTACACAGCATATAAAAATTGATGGCTCACTGGATGCGATTCTTCATTTTGCTTCACCAGCTTCACCGATTGATTACATAAAACTGCCGATACAGACATTAAAAGTCGGTTCGTTAGGCACACATAATGCATTAGGACTTGCAAAAGCGAAAAAATCAAAATTTTTGCTTGCGTCTACTTCAGAGGTCTATGGTGACCCGCTTGTTCATCCTCAAAATGAAAATTATCGGGGAAATGTTAACCCAATCGGTCCCCGTGGCGTTTACGATGAAGCAAAAAGATTTGCAGAAGCGCTCACAATGGCGTATCACAGAATTCACAGTGTGGATACAAAAATTGCGCGAATTTTTAATACCTATGGCGAACGGATGCGACTCAACGATGGACGGGTCGTTCCAAATTTTATTTCGCAGGCACTAAAAAATAAACAATTAACCGTTTATGGTAATGGACAACAGACAAGAAGTTTCTGTTATATTTCAGATATGGTTGATGGAATCGTAAAATTGTTAAACTCGCCAGTTAATGAACCGGTTAATATTGGAAACCCCGCCGAATACTCAATTTTGGAATTTGCGAAAATCATATTAAAACTGACAGGTTCAAAAAGCAAAATCGTTTTTAAGAAACTTCCGGTTGACGATCCCAAAGTCAGACAACCGGATATTACAAAAGCAAAAAAATTGTTAAACTGGACGCCGTGTGTTTCTGTTGAAAGCGGACTTAAAAAGACAACAGATTGGTTCAAGAAAATACAAATACAATAA
- the rfbD gene encoding dTDP-4-dehydrorhamnose reductase, which produces MKIVITGCGMLGYDLCKVLENEEVFCLDIIEPNFQFPISNFQFCDISDFEKTYKTITKINPEIVIHTAAWTDVDGAEKKPADCYRINVLGTRNVALACQRFDTAMVYISTDYVFDGEKKEPYIEFDKPNPLSVYGKSKYFGEVIVQQLLNKFFIVRSSWLYGKNGKNFVKTVLEKTKTEKELKIVNDQFGCPTYTKDLAEAIKVLLSTLNSQLSTGLYGIYHITNSGSCSWYEFAETILRITNCRLRITPTTTEELNRPAKRPKNSVLKNFVWELNGFESLRNWKDALKDYLKELEL; this is translated from the coding sequence ATGAAAATAGTAATCACTGGATGCGGGATGCTTGGTTATGATTTGTGCAAAGTTTTGGAAAATGAAGAAGTGTTTTGTCTGGATATTATTGAACCCAATTTCCAATTTCCAATTTCCAATTTCCAATTTTGCGATATTAGCGACTTTGAGAAAACATATAAAACCATTACAAAAATCAATCCTGAAATCGTAATTCATACTGCTGCGTGGACTGATGTTGATGGTGCAGAAAAAAAACCAGCAGATTGTTATAGAATAAATGTCTTAGGCACCCGGAATGTTGCGCTCGCCTGCCAGAGATTTGATACTGCGATGGTTTATATTTCTACCGACTATGTTTTTGATGGTGAAAAAAAAGAACCATATATTGAATTTGATAAACCTAATCCACTTTCTGTATATGGAAAATCCAAATACTTTGGAGAAGTTATCGTTCAGCAATTGTTGAATAAATTTTTTATTGTGCGTTCTTCGTGGCTTTATGGCAAAAACGGTAAAAATTTTGTAAAGACAGTCCTTGAAAAAACAAAAACTGAAAAAGAACTAAAAATTGTTAATGACCAATTTGGCTGTCCCACATATACGAAAGATTTAGCTGAAGCAATAAAGGTTTTACTCTCAACTCTCAACTCTCAACTCTCAACTGGTTTATACGGGATATATCATATTACCAATTCAGGCAGTTGCAGTTGGTATGAGTTTGCTGAGACGATATTACGAATTACAAATTGCAGATTACGGATTACACCAACAACTACAGAAGAACTTAACAGACCTGCAAAGAGACCTAAAAATTCTGTGCTTAAAAATTTTGTTTGGGAATTAAACGGTTTTGAATCCTTACGAAACTGGAAAGATGCATTGAAGGATTACTTAAAGGAGTTGGAGTTATGA
- a CDS encoding dTDP-4-dehydrorhamnose 3,5-epimerase family protein, with product MIKGVLLKELTVHKDERGALFEILRSDWEIFKKFGQAYITVCKPGWVKGWHYHKIQTDRFCVVKGKAKIVLVSSDKEEFMEFELSDKKPSLLVIPPEVIHGFECLSKKECWILNIPTELYKYKKPDEYRILLNDPSIPYKPWKKRKGW from the coding sequence ATGATAAAAGGTGTTTTGTTGAAAGAATTAACGGTTCATAAAGACGAACGGGGTGCGCTGTTTGAAATTTTAAGAAGCGATTGGGAAATTTTCAAAAAATTCGGTCAAGCATATATTACCGTCTGCAAACCCGGCTGGGTCAAAGGCTGGCATTATCATAAAATTCAAACAGACAGATTTTGCGTTGTCAAAGGCAAAGCGAAAATCGTTCTGGTGTCATCAGACAAAGAAGAGTTCATGGAGTTTGAACTTTCGGATAAAAAACCTTCGCTATTGGTCATTCCGCCAGAAGTCATTCACGGATTTGAGTGTTTATCAAAAAAAGAGTGCTGGATTTTAAACATTCCAACAGAACTTTACAAATATAAAAAACCTGATGAATACCGTATTTTGTTGAATGACCCGTCAATTCCATACAAACCGTGGAAAAAACGAAAAGGCTGGTAG
- a CDS encoding DNA methyltransferase gives MCSFLKTKNIKYKIKDKSELIREELGVNYIPTVESLPVKLRKSQHPKTSKYNDIDLNNWKDYSDVITDSLWLLGARDKSGAHSGELHGNFVPQIPHQAMLRYTKRGEIVLDTFLGSGTTLIECKRLGRNGIGIELLPNMVKRAKELISQEKNLYNIKTDIIEGNSAVQETIEKLKKTLKQSYNAEKVQLIIMHPPYHDIIKFSDNPDDLCNTKTTEEFLNKFSQVVKNTYSLLDEKRFLVLVIGDKYSQSEWVPLSFYTMQNVLENGYKLKSIVIKNISGNRAKRNAEQLWRRRALGGGFYIFKHEYIMFFQKR, from the coding sequence ATGTGTTCATTTTTAAAAACGAAAAATATAAAATATAAGATAAAGGATAAATCTGAGTTAATTCGTGAAGAGTTAGGTGTAAATTATATACCAACAGTTGAATCCTTACCTGTAAAACTTAGAAAAAGCCAACATCCCAAAACTTCTAAATATAATGATATTGACCTGAATAATTGGAAAGATTATAGTGATGTAATTACTGATAGTTTGTGGTTATTAGGTGCTCGTGATAAAAGTGGGGCACACAGTGGTGAACTTCATGGTAATTTTGTGCCACAAATTCCACATCAGGCAATGTTGAGATATACTAAAAGAGGCGAAATAGTGCTTGATACTTTTTTAGGAAGCGGAACGACTTTAATTGAGTGTAAAAGGTTAGGTAGAAATGGAATTGGTATAGAACTTTTGCCCAATATGGTAAAAAGGGCAAAAGAACTTATATCACAAGAAAAAAACCTATATAATATAAAAACAGATATAATTGAAGGAAATAGTGCTGTTCAGGAGACCATAGAAAAACTAAAAAAAACATTAAAACAAAGTTACAATGCTGAAAAAGTCCAACTTATAATAATGCATCCACCCTATCATGACATTATAAAATTTAGTGATAATCCAGACGACTTATGTAATACAAAAACTACTGAGGAATTTTTGAATAAATTTTCACAAGTTGTGAAGAATACATATTCGTTGCTTGATGAAAAAAGATTTTTGGTGCTTGTTATTGGAGATAAATACAGCCAGAGTGAATGGGTACCTTTGAGTTTTTATACGATGCAAAATGTTTTAGAAAATGGATATAAACTTAAAAGTATTGTGATAAAAAATATCTCAGGCAATAGAGCAAAAAGAAATGCAGAGCAACTCTGGCGCCGTCGTGCTTTGGGTGGCGGATTTTATATTTTCAAACACGAATATATAATGTTTTTCCAAAAAAGGTAA
- the rfbB gene encoding dTDP-glucose 4,6-dehydratase — protein MKNNVSLKLLVTGGCGFIGSNFILYILRKYPNCRIINLDKLTYAGNKKNLSSVENNPRYKFVKGDICDKKLVNSLMKKVDAVVHFAAESHVDRSILHADDFVKTNVVGTQVLLDAALRCSKKRFHHISTDEVFGELGPTGKFNENTPYNPRSPYSASKAAADHLVRAYFHTFGLPVTISNCSNNYGPYQFPEKIIPLFITNLIEGKKVPVYGKGENIRDWIHVDDHNEGVDLILHKGEIGETYCLGGNSEMRNIDITKLILKEFGKGTEMIEFVVDRKGHDFRYAIDFTKIKNELGWLPKHTFEQGLKETINWYKQNENWWRPLKKKIIKNITCKQQKEKSLNHRGTE, from the coding sequence ATGAAAAATAATGTCTCGCTAAAATTATTAGTTACAGGTGGTTGTGGGTTTATAGGCAGTAATTTTATTCTTTATATTCTTAGAAAATATCCAAACTGCAGAATTATAAATCTGGATAAACTTACATATGCGGGAAACAAAAAGAATCTGTCATCAGTTGAAAACAATCCGAGATATAAATTTGTGAAAGGCGATATCTGTGATAAAAAATTGGTTAATTCACTGATGAAAAAAGTTGATGCAGTTGTCCATTTTGCCGCAGAAAGCCATGTTGATAGAAGCATCCTTCACGCAGACGATTTTGTGAAAACAAATGTGGTTGGAACGCAAGTGCTTTTGGATGCTGCGTTAAGATGTAGCAAAAAAAGATTCCATCATATTTCTACTGATGAAGTTTTTGGAGAACTTGGTCCAACTGGCAAATTCAACGAAAACACACCTTACAATCCACGTTCACCATACTCTGCATCAAAAGCCGCTGCTGACCATCTTGTCCGTGCATATTTTCATACCTTTGGACTTCCTGTAACAATCTCTAACTGCTCAAATAATTATGGTCCATATCAATTTCCTGAAAAAATTATCCCGCTGTTTATTACCAATCTTATTGAAGGCAAAAAGGTACCTGTATATGGCAAAGGTGAAAATATCAGAGATTGGATACATGTTGACGACCATAATGAAGGTGTTGACTTGATTTTACATAAAGGTGAAATCGGTGAGACATATTGTTTAGGTGGCAATTCTGAAATGAGAAACATAGATATTACAAAACTGATACTTAAAGAATTTGGCAAAGGTACCGAGATGATAGAGTTTGTTGTAGACAGAAAAGGACACGATTTCAGGTATGCGATTGATTTCACAAAAATAAAAAATGAACTTGGCTGGTTACCAAAACATACTTTTGAACAGGGCTTAAAAGAGACAATAAACTGGTATAAACAAAATGAGAATTGGTGGCGACCGCTAAAAAAAAAGATAATCAAAAATATTACCTGCAAACAACAAAAAGAAAAGTCATTGAACCACAGAGGCACAGAGTAA
- a CDS encoding SDR family oxidoreductase — MILVTGGAGFIGSHIVDALLKRGYSVTVLDNFCTGKKENLEFAQSLNLSTPTRLKSGATSRGLQSLEVVKGDIRDTKLVKKIMKGVDYVLHQAALRSVPRSIDDPVSTNDVNITGTLNLLIAAKNAKVKRFIYASSSSVYGDSPELPKTENQIPKPISPYAASKLAGEYYCYVFSKTFGLETVSLRYFNVFGPRQDPKSKYAVVVPKFIYAGLKNKPFEIHSDGKQSRDFTYIDNVVSANLLAMTAKNVSGKVFNIACNDKHSVLEIARTVSKILKIKPRFVYKPKRAGDVRHTLADITLAKRFLGYKPLVNFEVGMKKTIKYFNEFYRI, encoded by the coding sequence ATGATTTTAGTAACTGGTGGGGCGGGATTTATTGGCTCGCATATTGTTGATGCGCTATTAAAAAGAGGATATTCCGTTACAGTTCTGGACAATTTTTGTACTGGCAAAAAGGAAAATTTAGAATTTGCTCAATCTCTCAATCTCTCAACCCCCACCCGATTAAAATCGGGTGCTACAAGTCGGGGGCTACAATCTCTGGAAGTAGTTAAAGGTGATATAAGAGATACAAAACTTGTTAAAAAAATTATGAAAGGTGTTGACTATGTGCTGCATCAGGCGGCACTGCGTTCTGTTCCGCGTTCTATAGACGACCCTGTTTCAACAAATGATGTCAACATCACAGGTACACTTAATCTTTTAATTGCGGCAAAAAACGCAAAAGTCAAAAGGTTTATTTACGCATCCTCATCTTCTGTTTATGGTGATTCACCCGAATTGCCGAAAACTGAAAACCAAATACCGAAACCTATATCGCCATATGCAGCTTCAAAACTTGCCGGCGAGTATTATTGCTATGTATTTTCAAAAACATTCGGGCTTGAAACGGTTTCATTACGATATTTTAATGTGTTTGGTCCGCGTCAGGACCCTAAATCCAAATATGCAGTTGTTGTACCAAAGTTTATCTATGCAGGTTTAAAAAACAAGCCGTTTGAAATTCACAGCGATGGCAAGCAATCCCGCGATTTCACATATATTGATAATGTAGTAAGTGCAAACCTTCTTGCAATGACAGCAAAAAATGTATCAGGAAAAGTTTTTAATATCGCCTGTAACGATAAACATTCTGTTTTGGAAATTGCCAGAACAGTTTCTAAAATCCTAAAAATCAAACCGAGATTTGTCTATAAACCAAAGCGAGCCGGCGATGTCAGGCATACACTTGCGGATATAACGCTTGCCAAAAGATTCTTGGGCTATAAACCACTGGTCAATTTTGAAGTCGGCATGAAAAAAACAATAAAGTATTTCAACGAATTTTATAGAATTTAA
- a CDS encoding UDP-glucose/GDP-mannose dehydrogenase family protein: MKLTIIGTGYVGLTTGVCLAEIGHSVICVDNDSKKIALLKKNKIPIYEPALEKILKKNVKNKHLSFSANIKDAVKKSDVIFMCVGTPPREDGSADLSCIEDVASEIARSMDSYKLIVDKSTVPVETGEKVEMTIKRNLKKNIPFDVASNPEFLREGSAVYDTFHPDRIVIGVSSKKAENILREIYKPLKTKLVVTDIKSAEIIKHASNSFLATKISFINAVANICERCGADVEKVAEGMGLDKRIGSAFLNAGIGFGGFCFPKDIEAFLWISRKLGYEFDLLKNVKEINENQKRDFVKKIEDALWVIKGKTIGILGLAFKPNTDDMRFAPSIDIINLLQNEGAKIKAYDPQATEKAKEVLKNVVYCKNPYKVAEDADCLVILTEWDEIKNVDLKKIKKLLKHPIIIDGRNIFEPAKMAKLDFLYKSIGR; encoded by the coding sequence ATGAAATTAACGATTATTGGGACTGGATATGTTGGGCTTACGACGGGCGTATGTCTTGCCGAGATTGGACATAGCGTTATATGTGTGGATAATGATTCAAAAAAAATTGCTCTGTTAAAAAAGAACAAAATTCCAATATATGAACCGGCTCTTGAAAAAATTCTAAAGAAAAATGTTAAAAATAAACATCTCTCATTTTCAGCGAATATAAAAGATGCCGTTAAAAAATCAGATGTGATATTTATGTGTGTAGGCACACCACCGAGAGAAGATGGCTCTGCAGATTTGTCGTGTATTGAGGATGTTGCATCAGAAATTGCCAGAAGCATGGATTCATACAAACTGATAGTTGATAAATCAACCGTTCCGGTAGAAACCGGTGAAAAGGTAGAGATGACAATCAAAAGAAATCTGAAAAAGAATATCCCGTTTGATGTCGCTTCAAATCCGGAATTTTTAAGAGAGGGCTCTGCGGTTTATGATACATTCCATCCCGATAGAATCGTTATCGGGGTCTCGTCTAAAAAAGCGGAAAATATCTTAAGAGAGATTTACAAGCCGTTAAAAACAAAACTGGTTGTTACCGATATAAAAAGTGCGGAAATTATCAAACATGCATCTAACTCGTTTCTTGCGACAAAAATTTCGTTCATAAATGCGGTTGCGAATATCTGCGAGCGCTGTGGTGCGGATGTTGAAAAAGTGGCAGAAGGGATGGGGCTTGATAAAAGGATTGGCAGTGCATTTCTTAATGCCGGGATAGGTTTCGGCGGTTTTTGTTTCCCGAAAGATATTGAAGCTTTCTTATGGATTTCTAGAAAACTCGGATACGAGTTTGATTTACTGAAAAATGTGAAAGAGATAAACGAGAATCAGAAACGAGATTTTGTCAAAAAAATAGAGGATGCGCTCTGGGTTATCAAAGGAAAAACGATTGGTATTTTAGGGCTTGCATTCAAACCGAATACTGATGATATGAGATTCGCTCCGTCCATTGATATAATAAACTTGCTTCAAAACGAAGGCGCTAAAATCAAAGCATATGACCCTCAGGCGACGGAAAAAGCAAAAGAAGTTTTAAAAAATGTGGTATATTGCAAAAATCCATACAAAGTTGCAGAAGATGCCGATTGCCTTGTTATCCTGACGGAATGGGATGAGATAAAAAATGTTGATTTGAAAAAGATTAAAAAACTTCTGAAACATCCAATTATTATTGATGGCAGAAATATTTTTGAGCCGGCGAAAATGGCAAAATTGGACTTTTTGTATAAAAGCATAGGAAGATGA